GCAGTTTTAACCTTGCTGGCAGGCCTACTGAGAATTttataatgacatcagctactctatCGAACGTACAACTTGCCGTGAGTGAGAGACAAGACCCTGCACTCCTCTGAACACTCACTCAGTTAACAGATATATCATGATTTTACGTATGTTGCCCAGcattttaggtgctgaaaaaTCAAACTTAACTACGGCCAACCTCTTGAGATTGTGTGGCAGAGTGTGAAGGTAAAAAATTACAGCATCAGTGCGTCCTGCCTTTTTTTAaagctgtgagcaaactgcattcacaaaacgtgatggctccagcacattttcttcaatgcaaatgagAATATAAGTTGGGCAACTGGCACATGTCACCAGCATGCATAGCTACTGAAACCTTTTGTCTATTTCGTCAGGGCAAGACCTCTTCAAAGAAATCTAAACAATACATATTCAATGTTCTTTTCATAATTTTGTAATGTGTGCAACTGAATAGTGCAGCTAGTCGTGTCACTATGTGTTGTCAAGAGTTGTTACTAAGAGTTCGATTAGTGAGCACACAACATGTGGTATACTGCAtgcaatcatttctcatgcagGAAGCAGTTAGTATGCTTGCCAACAAGGTGGAAACTGCCCATGATGGATGGCTGCGTTGTAGTACCTGTGGGCGCACGCATCAATTCTCAactgttttgctctaaaaaatataaagtgcaactgatacagcaaaatatggaagctgagatgacagcagcagggggcaAAGACTATGTCAATGTATGCTCACTTTCTCTGTTATCAGAAGAGGCCGGCAGTTacaaacaacttttcctaaactgtttgttttttgtttcgccacgaaCAAACGGAGATTTCCTGTACTAAGAATAAATGTTGTTGCACGCCAGCTCTATGTTCATCTGGTATTCTACTCGCCTTTTTCTGCACTGTTCACCCCAAAGGCGTACAACATGACAAGCATGTCGGTACTCACGTCCGGGTTCAGGATGAACACAGACGGCATCCGCTTAAGCGTAGCCGTCAGCTTGCGGTTGAGCAGGTGACGGCGGTTCAACCAGCTACGGCTCACCTCGGCGTCCGCCGTAATAAACCAGCGTGGCAGCACCTTCACCACGAGGACCACAGGGGCCACGTCGCGTAGCAGCTGCAGGACGAGGGCCTAGGATGCGAAATGATAGTTCAGAACTTATTACTGAAATCGGCAGAAGTTCGACGCGTTGCACCACCACGTAGTACATACCTTGATGTTGTCGCAAATCTCCTGCGGACTTGTGTTTGGCCTAGAGATGTCGTTGCCTCCCACGTACACAACACAGAAGTCTGCGCGCAGCAGGTTAATGCGCCGCACAGCGCTTGCAAGGCGCACGGCATCGTAGCCGCTGAAGCTCAATGTGCAGGTCTCGACCGACGGACGCAACCGCCGACGAGACCTGCACAAACGCTTCAGCTGACTATCGCCAACGAGCACGTCTCGTAACGCCATGATGGATCGTCACTGGCGGCATCTGAAGTTCGCGAGCGTAGAAAACGTGGAAAAAAGCGCACCTCGCGGGGCGTGTCAAAAACCGAGCTGAACCCGCGAGGCTCTGCCATCTTTCCCCACggcagtgctgccaacctcgaaagccacttcacccccaaattttcactcaaacttccctagatttccctagatccgaaaaaaaaaatattcaggcatggaaaaaaggtgcgtagttgaattgtgaactcCTTTATTTCGCAGACACCCTCTTACCACACTTTGGTAGCAACTTTGAATACAATAACACAttgatttcccatgcaaactcgcgtaccacgtgatcacgggtaaagaaaacattagttaatatcacagcctaataaatcctggcctaagccctgaaatgaacgaaaatctcgcagtgaacacttacgctcaccggctgcagtcaaagagcgagggaaaatccactttgtgcccaaatgttggtgtgaacaaacaaacgctaaaacataggacacgtcattcgggtggcatcccgactgagtttcactcctgcatatacatttcttttttcatgaggtcaattaagcgttctttcactgcaaagtcataacagttggcccctcttagaacccgcttggcgtgaagcgtagctgccagggtttgcgtcatcaagctgtttctggtctttgttttcatcaggttgatctgagagaaaactctctccactgttgcactggagtgcggcaaacagagaagcttgtagacgaagtcgctcaagagagggaacattgggctcccgtctccttgcctggcgtctCTCACTCGTTTCCAAAAGCGTCGAATGCTCGCATCTGCCGGCAGGTCTATTTCTCtattgcggagcagtctccattctgcgtcaattttgttcatttctctttctggcaccagagaagggaatgatgtggcaagtggggctattgaagaaatccgcttttcgatgacaacttACGGGTCGATTGCCTCCAGTATGTTCATCTGGACGTTGTCCAATGGGATTCTGGTTAATATCTGGCTTGCCGCTTCAATATAAAATTCCAAACATCTGAGGCGGAAGTTATGAGTAATGGTTCGGTCTATGCCGTGAGGTTCCGACAGTGCCAACATCACTTTTCCGCCGAGGTATATCTCCTCAAGAGGTATGAAGTTCTGTGGGTCTCTGTACGGTACACGCTCCAACGGTACATCCCGCAAAGAGATGGGCTTTAtgtcacgctgagtcgagggcatctcctttgtgaccgagaccgctacccccacacgctctaagggtgtctgggagtgcacgcaaaagtgcgcgaagtggtgacacacgCCTGCGAGACTTCATATGAAGTCGCCTAAGCTGTTGTGAAAGAGCAACGACTCTTTCTGCTTGCATCCGGGTCGAGTTGGTCCTCAAAAAGACTAACCACTTCACCTTCAACAGGCGAGTCACGGGGACTGGTTCTAAGGAGACTCGTCACGAATTTTTCTACGGAATTTCACCGGAACCCAGCCAAGAGAGTCCAACCTATACCAGCCCTTCCAACAGCAGCTCACCCTTAGTTTTAAGTGCTGAAACAATTCGTTTCTAATTTCCTCTCTCTACTCGATTGAATTTTTTAACTGTTCTAATTGTGtgctcatttgatgttactgcttgtatcgttgtcctaattgccctcttTGTATGTTTAAATATGTTTTACTAGATCTGTTTTTTGAACCCCTTTCCATGGCATTGTTCTTGTATTTTCCTATGTACGAAGCCCtcccctccttatgtaataccctgtgaaggggcggggccttaagggaaaaataaatgatgatgatgatgatgatgacgtggtgACGAAGAATGTGAGGTGCAGATTGACTGGAgtagcaaagtcaatctgctcctctgAAGCGGAGAAAAAACCAGAATCCACCGTTCTCGCcggcctacagaagaatggctacacacgtggctttaatCAGCGCGTTGGTCGCCAGTCAAGCTCAGAGGACAGGGGAACCAGCTAACAATGAGACAACGAAACGCGCGTGTTGTGCTTCtatatgtgaggggaaccagcgaggcactcgcacgcattctgAGAAAACATGGAATCGACATAAGCTCACGAACCTGTTTCGACAACAAGCCGCTTCTTGCCACGACCGAAAAACCGtgtcccagagaaaaacaaccaggtgtcgtttacaaaatcttATGATCAAATTCCCCGGCaccatacattggcgaaacaaaaagcctccaccaaagaataaggcaacacaaaaatgacatccggcaaatgaattcagaatctagctccctcgccgaacactgcgagcgcgccgaccacaggatagccttcgaggaggtgagcgtcttggccgtggagccaaaccggtTCAAGAGGCGACTGCGGAGTCATGGCAaatccggctcacaaaggtgtCGATGAATAGCACTCCAGCAACACtctcctccgcgtacgttagtgcatggactgcgccacgcgctaacaaacggagaacgaaggcagcaacccgctgcttctggcacactttagtcacccctgaagaagggaccgcgTTGGTCCAgaaaccttggctaaagttaaaaatattggttggcgtcagtttcctcTAAACACACCCAACTTCCTTCAGCCGTGATTTCGAGGAATCGTGCTTCTTGGACAGCGTGCTTCTGGTACTGCTAAAGCTAGACTGTTCCAGGAACCGACCAGGAAATTCGAAGCAAAGGAAGCGTCCCAACTTTTTCCTGGGCAGATGCGCCATCGACTCTGTTCAAGGGCGGTGGCCAGACTTGTTTATTAACGGGTAAAGAAGGCGGGAACCGGAGGCAAACCCTATTTCAGGGCGCCCCTCCGCCTTACCCATCGAGTCTCTACcagcgcttccctcatcatctctgtacagtccgtgcatttccttcaccatgtaaatagaatgTCTTGTTGTCCCCCCAAAGTCTCcctgagtcccgtcatcctcgtacctcctcccggcccgaccacgccacctcgatcccaacaacgctttcccctcgtgcacatggcgcatagccagattctcaaaatcaaggtggtgaagaaacagtgaataaggaaccgattcacatcgaaaaataaaaaagcccGTGCGGAAGGTAAAATTTCCCTAGATTACAACAAAAATTCCTTTTCCCCTAAACAAAGTTCAAATTTCCTAGATCTAGGGGAAAATCTTTAGGGTTGGCAGCACTGCCCCACGGCTGCTGAAGAATACCTAGGTTCGGCTCGGTTGGGGATATCCCTAGCCGTCCCCgtttttttgtgcctgttgtattttgcttaaaactaagcttccacaaacgtgcctaattttaaatttttaaactttatttcaacatttagttatttttttataCTATAGTTCAATTACGTTTGCCGTCGGCGCGCTGGTAAATGCGTTTACCACGACTTGTCAAGCGTCTGAATAAATACCGAGCTGAACCCAACTCCAAACCGTCCCTAGCTGAACCAAACTTGACGCTGTCTGTTTCCTGTAGTCTTAGATGTCCCCAACCATTGTATGTGACTGCGAGGTTTCGCGTCCGAATAAATACCGAGCGGAACCCAACTACAAACCGTCCCTATGCTGTCCTTAGCTGAACTAAACTTGACGCTGTCTGTTCCCTGTAGTCTTAGATGTCCCCAACCATTGTATGTGACTGCGAGGTGCGCTTTTTTCCACGTTTTCTATGCTCGCGAACTTCAGTTTCCGCCAGTGACGATCCATCATGGCGTTACGAGGCGTGCTCGTTGGCGATAGTCAGCTGAAGCGTTTGTGCAGGTCTCGTCTGCGGTTGCGTCCGTCGGTCGAGACCTGCACATTCAGCTTCAGCGGCTACGATGCCGTGCGCCTTGCAAGCGCTGTGCGGCGCATTAGCCTGCTGCGCGCAGACTTCTGTGTTGTGTACGTGGGAGGCAACGACATCTCTAGGCCAAACACAAGTCCGCAGGAGATTTGCGACATTTGCCATTTGCATTTgcatttgcatttatttcagtcatgtacaatggctgaggagaaaggaaaaaaagccgcgcacgcggcttgacaaagctcccatctcccgtagcggcttggcacggcgatgacaggcagcagtaaaacaataacaagagaatgcatgaaataacaaatatgtacaatatcttcataacagatcaccagaatagtctcggtactgttacacacacgcaaatgatagtttaatcacagcacatggacacttaatttattttacagttggatatgattcattgttttgtaagaacatatttctgacagcgttatatgaaacggaaagaatggattgattagtgaaagcatttctattaaggaaagatggcaacacatacctgagtgtttgaaaaccgtaatttgtgcgtggacaaggtacataccaatattcgtagtgtcttgtgttgtgaacagcggtattttcccgtagattcgcaaggtcagaaaaaaatgtggtgtcactatgtacctgagatttgtactgctgaattacacggtactgatgaataacccttgcatccataatgccgtattttgcaaatagagcactcgtatgtgctaagtatgtggcacccgcaattgctctgactgcatttttttgtaatgtcaaaaccttttgaatattagtttgcgtcgttgtaccccaaaccaaatgacaatatttaacatgagagtcaaagagggcatggtaaataagttttgtcctagtaggtatcatgcactttaaccttctgagtatgccgacaacgcgtgctagcttactctctatttgctcgatgtggtagtcccataacataaattcattgaagtgaacgccaagtgtttttacaacattagttatttctattatattaccacccaatactaaatctgtatgtacagcccttttgacatttttagctctaaaaaatatcgccttcgttttccgtgtgtttattagtagggaatttttttcagaccatgagttaagttttcccaacacgctattatccttttctactatatcattcgcgttggtgccggtcagaaataaagtagtgtcgtcagcgtaaattacgtattctgtttcggagtcaatctgtactaaatcattaatgtatacattaaataataagggaccaaggatactaccttgaggtacaccatgctttattttattgtaagtagagcgatgattatctatagaaacgtactgatatcggtcagttaaatagctggtgataagagatagtgctttgttccggacaccgtatgcagaaagtttaagaagagtttcgtgatgaatcctatcgaaggctttggaggcTTTatcgtttgtctatacctctctgaatgaacaccattatggacgcaaaagaattccctgttatgaagaaatgcagatatccatgcaactatataatctggaaattgaagagactgtagcctatgtatcaggatggagtgttctacactgtcgtaagctttggcgacatctaacgtaaccaaagccgcgaccaggcgttgacgacgagcaaggagaattctgctctcaagatcagcatgtacattccatatcgaacaacgtggccggaaaccgagttggcacgggctgagtatacttttgcggtccacaatggctgacacccgaatcagtaacaacctttctatcaactttacctcgtttgatgttaaagaaattggcctaatattatccaattcatagcctccaccctgatttttaagtaaagggatcaccttggacagcttccactcagaaggtatccaagcgtgtttaagagagtagtttattaggtgcaataaggagttgggagactcttcaaatagaatcttgaacatctttgtggtaacaccatcagggccaggagcagcagctggcaatctctggacaacttgtgaaagctctgatagatttacttgtgatgCATTACCATTTTGTACGACtggggcaaacaacaatggtcgcataggtagtaaagacgagaaccgcttttgcaggcctgtggctattaattcaaccgcctggatagcttctacaggtgacataactaatgactgacaattatgagaggacatgagatgtttcctagaccgtagaaaaccgaatagtgcacgtcggttgcccgcctttgaaagatactcgaagtgttctgagtcatatttttcctttgcgcgagaaactgtgcgtttaaagttggctgcaataaatttataatcactccagttattcggacattggttatgaagaagctttttccatgctgccttcctccgcctgtaatctcttgtacagtccgcattccaccagttagaagaattccattttgttggcctcaccaggaactccgactttttacggctttcctcaatagccagacatatgcttgctgactggtggacctcggcgatgttagacactggagcaagggcagagcgcaacgccgtctgaaatctgtcataatttacatgtgaccgcaactgagaagacgccggagtaacacgacatatgatatcaaaatgaataggtatatgatcacttgaagtgccgctatcaactgtccaCCAATTCGTTAAGCCAATTctaggactaatgaacgtgagatctaaaacagattgagtgtg
The Amblyomma americanum isolate KBUSLIRL-KWMA chromosome 3, ASM5285725v1, whole genome shotgun sequence genome window above contains:
- the LOC144123670 gene encoding uncharacterized protein LOC144123670, with the protein product MALRDVLVGDSQLKRLCRSRRRLRPSVETCTLSFSGYDAVRLASAVRRINLLRADFCVVYVGGNDISRPNTSPQEICDNIKALVLQLLRDVAPVVLVVKVLPRWFITADAEVSRSWLNRRHLLNRKLTATLKRMPSVFILNPDHRFLDACKFPKRHLFGADGYHLSAGEGVEELAEILVRSLEKVYGPGILAPFSRVPTRHIINACHHCGTKGHVNGDCYEYCRP